One window from the genome of Crassostrea angulata isolate pt1a10 chromosome 2, ASM2561291v2, whole genome shotgun sequence encodes:
- the LOC128173735 gene encoding carnitine O-palmitoyltransferase 1, liver isoform-like isoform X3, which yields MAEARCAVHEPSVPHASEEEYQRNIYNEWRRSLVRRFYRTRNLLYNGMWPTSIWNLAAMVVILTITMVTDTQLMKPVNERLWKVQHMLYIPKGLPLVVNAVITSCVVGFWFFLIKIYVRRYLLRGLLSYRGWMYEQPKTQSFSTLIWGILVKLISGYSPKLYSCQSSLARMPVPALRDTLSKLLDSLEPLYGEDIGKWNKLKQDAADFERGYGPKLQRILVLKSWWCNNYVTDWWEKYVYLSSRGPLPINSNYYILDQEHWTPSPIQTARISSTVYNLLKFKQLRDRETLKPLLIRNTIPVCMAQYEKMFSTTRIPGEECDTLLTHNSTVSKHIAVFRKGVLYRCEMYDKNGRLLTPTLIQKQLDWIINDADKHADSYSREEKTVPSLTGQERAKWCKIRDRHFSEGVNRDTMDMIEKAMFCLTLETEIYETMSERGQYLLCKNDGKLWYDKCFNLVSFPDGRMGCNSEHSYADAPIIAHLLEYNYTAEALGHCGFQKDGSLTPDPEDSQYILSLPTRHIWEITPDLRTAIVEAGKFCQMNADDLDLCLRELTVYGKGFMKSCKVSPDAFIQMALQVTYFKNAGKFALTYESSMTRLYLQGRTETVRSLSSDSVAFVKAFLDKSVPKATTINLLRRACNRHQDAYRDAMSGQGIDRHLFALYVISKGMGYDCEFLKEALTIPWTLSTSQQPQQQIATSPDCNLPQYRHALCPGGGFGPVSDDGYGVSYMIPGDHKVFFHVSSKRSTPGTDSVKFMDQLFETFVELKELFSKD from the exons GAACCTGCTGTACAATGGAATGTGGCCGACCTCCATCTGGAACCTGGCAGCCATGGTGGTCATCCTGACCATAACCATGGTAACAGACACCCAGCTGATGAAGCCAGTCAACGAGAGGCTGTGGAAGGTCCAGCACATGTTGTACATCCCTAAAG GGCTTCCCCTGGTGGTGAATGCAGTCATCACTTCCTGTGTGGTGGGATTTTGGTTCTTCCTCATCAAGATCTATGTCCGTCGGTATCTACTGCGGGGCCTCCTGTCTTACAGGGGGTGGATGT ATGAACAGCCCAAAACCCAGTCTTTCAGCACGCTGATATGGGGAATCCTAGTCAAGCTAATCAGTGGGTATAGCCCCAAGCTCTACAGCTGTCAATCATCCCTAGCTCGCATGCCAGTCCCCGCCCTCAGAGATACGCTGTCCAAGCTCCTCGATTCGCTGGAGCCTCTCTATGGCGAGGACATTGGAAAGTGGAACAAGCTCAAGCAAGATGCAGCTGACTTTGAGAGAGGTTATGGCCCCAAGTTACAGCGGATACTTGTGCTGAAGTCATGGTGGTGCAACAATTACGTAACTGATTGGTG GGAGAAGTATGTGTATTTATCCAGTCGTGGTCCTCTTCCAATCAACAGTAACTACTACATACTTGACCAAGAACACTGGACCCCATCTCCCATACAGACAGCTCG AATCTCCAGCACAGTGTACAACCTGCTGAAGTTCAAACAGCTGAGGGACCGGGAGACTCTGAAGCCTCTCCTGATCAGGAACACCATCCCTGTGTGTATGGCTCAGTATGAGAAGATGTTCTCTACCACCAG AATTCCAGGTGAAGAATGTGATACCTTGTTGACCCATAATTCCACTGTATCCAAG CACATTGCTGTGTTCAGGAAGGGAGTTTTGTACAGGTGTGAAATGTATGACAAAAACGGCCGCCTTCTGACTCCAACTCTGATCCAGAAACAACTGGACTGGATCATTAATGATGCAGACAAACATGCTG ACTCCTACTCCAGAGAAGAGAAGACAGTACCCAGCCTGACAGGACAGGAGAGAGCCAA ATGGTGTAAGATCAGGGACAGGCACTTCAGTGAGGGGGTCAACAGGGACACCATGGACATGATAGAGAAGGCCATGTTCTGT ttgacCTTGGAGACAGAGATATATGAGACAATGTCAGAAAGAGGGCAGTACCTTCTGTGTAAGAATGACGGCAAGCTATGGTATGACAAGTGTTTTAATCTGGTCTCATTCCCGGATGGAAGGATGGGCTGTAACAGTGAACACAGTTATGCCGACGCCCCCATCATCGCTCACCTGTTAGAGTACAACTATACTGCAGA AGCCCTTGGCCATTGTGGGTTCCAGAAGGATGGGTCCCTGACCCCTGACCCCGAGGACTCTCAGTACATCCTGTCCTTGCCCACCAGACATATATGGGAGATAACTCCGGACCTGCGAACAGCCATAGTGGAAGCTGGAAAGTTCTGTCAAATG aatgctgatgaccttgacctttgtcTAAGGGAGTTGACTGTTTATGGAAAAGGGTTTATGAAATCCTGTAAA GTCAGTCCAGATGCCTTTATACAGATGGCGCTCCAAGTGACCTACTTTAAGAATGCTGGCAAGTTTGCGCTCACCTATGAGTCGTCAATGACTCGCCTCTATCTCCAGGGCAGGACCGAGACAGTGAGATCTCTCAGTAGCGACTCAGTGGCATTTGTCAA GGCATTTTTGGACAAGTCTGTACCGAAGGCAACCACGATCAACCTTTTACGCCGCGCCTGTAACCGACATCAGGACGCATACCGCGACGCCATGAGTGGGCAGGGCATTGATAGACACCTGTTTGCTTTGTATGTCATCAGCAAAGGGATGGGATAT GATTGTGAGTTTCTGAAAGAAGCCCTGACAATTCCCTGGACTCTCTCCACCAGCCAGCAACCTCAGCAACAGATAGCAACTTCTCCTGACTGCAACCTGCCCCAGTACAGGCATGCT ctcTGCCCAGGGGGTGGTTTTGGCCCAGTGTCTGACGACGGCTATGGGGTGTCTTACATGATTCCTGGGGATCACAAGGTATTCTTCCATGTGTCCTCCAAGAGATCCACCCCGGGAACAGACTCGGTCAAATTCATGGACCAGCTGTTCGAGACGTTTGTAGAACTGAAGGAGTTGTTCAGCAAAGATTGA
- the LOC128173735 gene encoding carnitine O-palmitoyltransferase 1, liver isoform-like isoform X1 has translation MAEARCAVHEPSVPHASEEEYQRNIYNEWRRSLVRRFYRTRNLLYNGMWPTSIWNLAAMVVILTITMVTDTQLMKPVNERLWKVQHMLYIPKGLPLVVNAVITSCVVGFWFFLIKIYVRRYLLRGLLSYRGWMYEQPKTQSFSTLIWGILVKLISGYSPKLYSCQSSLARMPVPALRDTLSKLLDSLEPLYGEDIGKWNKLKQDAADFERGYGPKLQRILVLKSWWCNNYVTDWWEKYVYLSSRGPLPINSNYYILDQEHWTPSPIQTARISSTVYNLLKFKQLRDRETLKPLLIRNTIPVCMAQYEKMFSTTRIPGEECDTLLTHNSTVSKHIAVFRKGVLYRCEMYDKNGRLLTPTLIQKQLDWIINDADKHADSYSREEKTVPSLTGQERAKWCKIRDRHFSEGVNRETMDMIEKAMFCLTLETEIYETMSERGQYLLCKNDGKLWYDKCFNLVSFPDGRMGCNSEHSYADAPIIAHLLEYNYTAEALGHCGFQKDGSLTPDPEDSQYILSLPTRHIWEITPDLRTAIVEAGKFCQMNADDLDLCLRELTVYGKGFMKSCKVSPDAFIQMALQVTYFKNAGKFALTYESSMTRLYLQGRTETVRSLSSDSVAFVKAFLDKSVPKATTINLLRRACNRHQDAYRDAMSGQGIDRHLFALYVISKGMGYDCEFLKEALTIPWTLSTSQQPQQQIATSPDCNLPQYRHALCPGGGFGPVSDDGYGVSYMIPGDHKVFFHVSSKRSTPGTDSVKFMDQLFETFVELKELFSKD, from the exons GAACCTGCTGTACAATGGAATGTGGCCGACCTCCATCTGGAACCTGGCAGCCATGGTGGTCATCCTGACCATAACCATGGTAACAGACACCCAGCTGATGAAGCCAGTCAACGAGAGGCTGTGGAAGGTCCAGCACATGTTGTACATCCCTAAAG GGCTTCCCCTGGTGGTGAATGCAGTCATCACTTCCTGTGTGGTGGGATTTTGGTTCTTCCTCATCAAGATCTATGTCCGTCGGTATCTACTGCGGGGCCTCCTGTCTTACAGGGGGTGGATGT ATGAACAGCCCAAAACCCAGTCTTTCAGCACGCTGATATGGGGAATCCTAGTCAAGCTAATCAGTGGGTATAGCCCCAAGCTCTACAGCTGTCAATCATCCCTAGCTCGCATGCCAGTCCCCGCCCTCAGAGATACGCTGTCCAAGCTCCTCGATTCGCTGGAGCCTCTCTATGGCGAGGACATTGGAAAGTGGAACAAGCTCAAGCAAGATGCAGCTGACTTTGAGAGAGGTTATGGCCCCAAGTTACAGCGGATACTTGTGCTGAAGTCATGGTGGTGCAACAATTACGTAACTGATTGGTG GGAGAAGTATGTGTATTTATCCAGTCGTGGTCCTCTTCCAATCAACAGTAACTACTACATACTTGACCAAGAACACTGGACCCCATCTCCCATACAGACAGCTCG AATCTCCAGCACAGTGTACAACCTGCTGAAGTTCAAACAGCTGAGGGACCGGGAGACTCTGAAGCCTCTCCTGATCAGGAACACCATCCCTGTGTGTATGGCTCAGTATGAGAAGATGTTCTCTACCACCAG AATTCCAGGTGAAGAATGTGATACCTTGTTGACCCATAATTCCACTGTATCCAAG CACATTGCTGTGTTCAGGAAGGGAGTTTTGTACAGGTGTGAAATGTATGACAAAAACGGCCGCCTTCTGACTCCAACTCTGATCCAGAAACAACTGGACTGGATCATTAATGATGCAGACAAACATGCTG ACTCCTACTCCAGAGAAGAGAAGACAGTACCCAGCCTGACAGGACAGGAGAGAGCCAAGTGGTGTAAGATCAGGGACAGGCACTTCAGTGAGGGGGTCAACAGGGAGACCATGGACATGATAGAGAAGGCCATGTTCTGT ttgacCTTGGAGACAGAGATATATGAGACAATGTCAGAAAGAGGGCAGTACCTTCTGTGTAAGAATGACGGCAAGCTATGGTATGACAAGTGTTTTAATCTGGTCTCATTCCCGGATGGAAGGATGGGCTGTAACAGTGAACACAGTTATGCCGACGCCCCCATCATCGCTCACCTGTTAGAGTACAACTATACTGCAGA AGCCCTTGGCCATTGTGGGTTCCAGAAGGATGGGTCCCTGACCCCTGACCCCGAGGACTCTCAGTACATCCTGTCCTTGCCCACCAGACATATATGGGAGATAACTCCGGACCTGCGAACAGCCATAGTGGAAGCTGGAAAGTTCTGTCAAATG aatgctgatgaccttgacctttgtcTAAGGGAGTTGACTGTTTATGGAAAAGGGTTTATGAAATCCTGTAAA GTCAGTCCAGATGCCTTTATACAGATGGCGCTCCAAGTGACCTACTTTAAGAATGCTGGCAAGTTTGCGCTCACCTATGAGTCGTCAATGACTCGCCTCTATCTCCAGGGCAGGACCGAGACAGTGAGATCTCTCAGTAGCGACTCAGTGGCATTTGTCAA GGCATTTTTGGACAAGTCTGTACCGAAGGCAACCACGATCAACCTTTTACGCCGCGCCTGTAACCGACATCAGGACGCATACCGCGACGCCATGAGTGGGCAGGGCATTGATAGACACCTGTTTGCTTTGTATGTCATCAGCAAAGGGATGGGATAT GATTGTGAGTTTCTGAAAGAAGCCCTGACAATTCCCTGGACTCTCTCCACCAGCCAGCAACCTCAGCAACAGATAGCAACTTCTCCTGACTGCAACCTGCCCCAGTACAGGCATGCT ctcTGCCCAGGGGGTGGTTTTGGCCCAGTGTCTGACGACGGCTATGGGGTGTCTTACATGATTCCTGGGGATCACAAGGTATTCTTCCATGTGTCCTCCAAGAGATCCACCCCGGGAACAGACTCGGTCAAATTCATGGACCAGCTGTTCGAGACGTTTGTAGAACTGAAGGAGTTGTTCAGCAAAGATTGA
- the LOC128172043 gene encoding GA-binding protein subunit beta-1-like: MSASLTEEGLDPGLVISTVEEQIIEDQQAAKEIILCPEIQFVQQKSQPAKEKDIVIFPKSRQYYAKMSLVDLGKRLLEAAKRGETDDVRTLMSNGAPFTTDWLGTSPLHFAAQFGHLETAEVLLRAGISRDARTKVDRTPLHVASQEGHSDIVDLLVQHAADVDAKDMLKMTPLHWATEKGHAHVMEALIKHGADTTCENKFDRTPLDIAIGNGRADLVQILQLAQHTHIGSMGDDETVTIETTEVDPENIEETVTVSSDLDGKHDSQDQTNSSVLATLAALAEATAPNTSTQVTTANTDAMSWLESQGITMITTTEGGIISSAMESGQSIALTEAGKIALTNIIKQQGLSAGTLISQDGVLTEDGIVTEDDTVVTQETSILGAGDVMEGDVEQGLVEEDEGQKVITIVAATGLDQDQEGLGEVMTSEGIVMGAGDASDEQLDSTDEPPMKKMKAEAIEEDTSIYTNPIEKDNEEEVDLDKESLRRQLEEMQRQAEEYKLQLQQKEEEAAAYKKKLDESIITTEET; encoded by the exons ATGTCGGCGTCACTAACAGAGGAGGGTCTGGACCCCGGGTTAGTGATATCTACCGTAGAGGAACAGATCATCGAGGATCAACAGGCTGCTAAGGAAATCATACTCTGTCCAGAAATACAGTTTGTCCAACAGAAGTCTCAG CCTGCCAAAGAGAAGGACATTGTTATCTTCCCAAAGTCACGGCAGTACTACGCCAAGATGTCATTGGTTGATCTGGGAAAGAGGCTCCTGGAGGCCGCCAAGAGGGGAGAGACGGATGACGTCCGTACACTTATGTCTAATGGTGCTCCATTCACAACAGACTGG TTAGGCACCTCCCCACTACATTTTGCGGCCCAGTTTGGTCACCTAGAGACCGCCGAGGTTCTCCTAAGGGCGGGGATCAGTAGGGACGCCCGGACAAAGGTTGACAGGACGCCCCTCCATGTGGCCTCTCAGGAAGGTCACTCTGACATTGTGGATCTACTGGTCCAGCACGCGGCGGATGTGGATGCCAAAGACATG cTTAAGATGACCCCCTTACATTGGGCCACAGAAAAGGGACACGCCCACGTTATGGAGGCCCTGATCAAGCATGGAGCAGACACAACGTGTGAAAACAAG TTTGACAGAACTCCTTTAGATATTGCCATTGGAAATGGCCGAGCGGACCTCGTACAAATATTACAGCTAGCTCAG CACACACATATAGGCAGTATGGGAGATGATGAGACTGTCACCATAGAAACCACAGAGGTGGATCCAGAAAATATTGAGGAGACGGTGACAGTGTCTTCAGACCTGGATGGCAAACACG ACAGTCAGGATCAGACGAACTCCTCCGTGCTGGCTACCCTAGCAGCTCTGGCTGAAGCCACAGCCCCAAACACCAGCACACAGG TGACGACGGCGAACACTGATGCGATGTCGTGGTTGGAGAGTCAGGGAATCACCATGATAACCACCACAGAGGGCGGAATCATCTCCTCAGCGATGGAGAGCGGCCAATCAATAGCCCTCACTG AGGCTGGTAAGATCGCGCTGACCAACATCATCAAACAGCAGGGTCTGTCTGCGGGGACACTGATCTCCCAGGACGGGGTGCTAACTGAGGACGGGATAGTGACCGAGGATGACACCGTGGTCACCCAGGAGACGTCGATCCTTGGGGCGGGGGATGTGATGGAGGGGGACGTAGAACAGGGACTGGTGGAAGAGGATGAAGGACAG AAGGTCATTACAATTGTGGCAGCCACAGGACTTGACCAGGACCAGGAGGGGCTAGGAGAGGTCATGACCTCTGAAGGCATCGTAATGGGGGCAGGGGACGCCTCTGATGAACAGCTGG ATTCGACTGATGAGCCCCCAATGAAAAAGATGAAGGCTGAAGCTATAGAGGAAGATACCAGTATATATACTAATCCCATAGAGAAAGACAATGAAGAG GAAGTGGACCTGGACAAGGAGAGTCTGCGTCGGCAGTTGGAGGAGATGCAGCGACAGGCGGAAGAGTACAAGCTCCAGCTACAGCAGAAGGAGGAGGAGGCGGCCGCGTACAAAAAGAAGCTTGACGAGAGCATCATCACCACCGAGGAGACGTAG